The Streptomyces sp. 11x1 genomic sequence TCAACTCCTGGGTGTCCCAGCGCAGATCGAGCGCCGCCCGGTCCCGGCGCAGCCTCGCGTGGCGTGCGTAGGCCCAGGTGAACAGGAACGTCGTGAGGAACTGCCCGAGCCCCGCCAGCATCGCCACGTTCACCGCGCCCGCCACCGGCCGTGCCATCAGCTCCGGGGCGGTGGTCGCCGCCACGACGTAGGCCACGTACCAGGTGAAGAAGAGGGCGACACCCGGGATCACGAACCTGCGGTAGCGGCTGCGGACCTCCTGGAAGGCCGCGCTCCGCTGGACCTCCAGATAGACGTCCGCCGCGCCCTCGCCGCGGCTCTCCCGCGCGTCGGCCGTGACCGGGGCCGGTCCGCCGGTGCCGTCCAACTCCCCCCAGCCGGAGGCCAGCGCGTCGTACCAGGGATCGTCGAACCGCACGTCCGCGCTGGCGAGGCCGTGCCCCTCGTGCTGCTCAACCGGGCTCTCAGAACCGCCCCCGCGTCGACGGGGACGGCCGGTGCTTGACTGCATGCCCAAGCATGGACAGAACGGAAAGACCCCTGACGTACCTCTTCCCGATTGTTCACCCCATCAGGTGAAACCCCGGCGGGCCTCCCGCACTTGCGACGCAGGAGGCCCACCGGGTTCACGTACGGGCCGAGGAAGCGCGCCCCCGACGCGCCCGCCGGGTCGGAACAGGTGCCCCGGGTCCGGCGCGGCGGTTACGCGTCGATGCGCGACCGGTCCAGCGTCGCCGCGGAGCTGGAGATGAACTCCTTGCGCGGTGCGACGTCGTTGCCCATCAGCAGGTCGAAGACCTGCTCCGCCGCCTCCAGGTCGGACAGGTTGATCCGCCGCAGCGTGCGGTGCCGCGGGTCCATCGTGGTCTCCGCCAGCTGGTCCGCGTCCATCTCGCCGAGACCCTTGTAGCGCTGGATCGAGTCCTTGTACCGGACGCCCTTGCTCTGGAACTCCAGCAGCTTGTCGCGCAGCTCACGGTCCGAGTACGTGTAGACGTACTTGTCCTGGCCCTTCTTGGGCTGGACCAGCTCGATCCGGTGCAGCGGG encodes the following:
- a CDS encoding DUF485 domain-containing protein, whose amino-acid sequence is MQSSTGRPRRRGGGSESPVEQHEGHGLASADVRFDDPWYDALASGWGELDGTGGPAPVTADARESRGEGAADVYLEVQRSAAFQEVRSRYRRFVIPGVALFFTWYVAYVVAATTAPELMARPVAGAVNVAMLAGLGQFLTTFLFTWAYARHARLRRDRAALDLRWDTQELTRGVRGGAR